The Candidatus Eisenbacteria bacterium genome contains a region encoding:
- a CDS encoding GGDEF domain-containing protein: protein MDKIQDPIGSRDFCLALFEAAPDAIVVADAKGRIVMVNAQAEKMLGYSCDELRGRWIEVLVPERLRAAHVQHRSAYEVAPAVRPMGTELELLARRKDGSEFPAEIALSPLVGDFGRLTIAIVRDVTERRKTEEELRYLSGHDVLTGLSNRHLFEERMSRLAQGRQFPVSIVALDVDSLKQINDHSGHAAGDEMLKRCAVVLIQAFRAEDTIARVGGDEFAVLLPSVGHHGAAAAADRLRRLLAKHNAATNGPALSFSIGVATAQRGQSLPKCLAKADRAMYRDKHSHAAR from the coding sequence ATGGACAAGATCCAGGACCCGATTGGTTCTCGCGATTTCTGCCTCGCGTTGTTCGAGGCGGCTCCAGATGCCATCGTCGTCGCCGACGCCAAGGGTCGGATCGTGATGGTCAACGCCCAGGCCGAGAAGATGCTCGGGTACTCATGCGACGAGCTCCGCGGCCGGTGGATCGAGGTCCTGGTCCCGGAGCGTCTCCGCGCCGCACACGTCCAACACCGTTCGGCGTACGAGGTGGCGCCCGCGGTTCGCCCGATGGGCACCGAGCTCGAGCTGCTCGCCCGGCGGAAGGACGGCAGCGAGTTCCCGGCGGAGATCGCTCTCAGCCCCCTCGTCGGCGACTTCGGCCGGCTCACGATCGCGATCGTGCGCGACGTCACGGAACGCCGAAAAACCGAGGAGGAGCTCCGCTACCTTTCCGGACACGATGTCCTCACCGGCCTCTCCAATCGGCATCTCTTCGAGGAGCGGATGTCGCGTCTGGCACAAGGCCGCCAGTTCCCCGTCAGCATCGTGGCCTTGGATGTGGACTCGTTGAAGCAGATCAACGATCACTCGGGCCACGCGGCTGGGGACGAGATGCTGAAGCGTTGCGCCGTGGTGCTGATCCAGGCCTTCCGGGCCGAGGACACGATCGCCCGAGTGGGCGGAGACGAATTCGCGGTGCTGCTGCCCTCGGTCGGACACCATGGTGCGGCCGCTGCCGCCGATCGCCTGCGACGGCTGCTCGCCAAGCACAATGCCGCGACGAATGGACCGGCGCTCAGTTTCTCGATCGGCGTCGCAACTGCCCAGCGGGGCCAATCACTCCCTAAATGCCTCGCCAAGGCCGACCGGGCCATGTACCGCGACAAGCACTCCCACGCCGCACGATGA
- a CDS encoding pyridoxamine 5'-phosphate oxidase family protein gives MLIREMSREQCFRILARARLARLACALENQPYVVPVYFAFDEVLGILYGFTFPGQKVEWMRANPRVCVEVDEIVAGDQWTSVIGIGRYEELPESAANDVPRLPFRERPPDSGDSQRDDEQGSHDERERAWQLLKTIHPVWFEPSCTAWAARVHRDPTEPIIPIYFRIRLDHVTGHQATPGPGDAHAVPATSAGRWDRLRGALMRVFGGR, from the coding sequence ATGCTGATCCGTGAGATGAGCAGGGAACAGTGCTTCCGGATCCTGGCGAGGGCGAGGTTGGCGAGGTTGGCTTGCGCGCTGGAGAACCAACCTTACGTCGTTCCCGTTTACTTCGCCTTCGATGAAGTGCTCGGGATTCTGTACGGCTTTACGTTCCCTGGCCAGAAGGTCGAGTGGATGCGGGCCAACCCGCGGGTCTGCGTCGAGGTGGACGAGATCGTCGCCGGCGACCAATGGACGAGCGTCATCGGAATCGGGCGATACGAAGAGTTGCCAGAATCCGCAGCGAACGACGTTCCGCGCCTCCCGTTCCGAGAGCGTCCGCCCGACAGCGGTGATAGCCAAAGGGATGATGAGCAGGGATCCCATGACGAGCGGGAACGTGCCTGGCAGCTCCTCAAGACCATTCATCCTGTGTGGTTTGAACCGTCTTGCACGGCTTGGGCAGCCCGCGTCCACCGCGACCCCACCGAGCCAATCATTCCTATCTACTTCAGGATCCGCCTCGACCACGTCACGGGGCACCAGGCTACTCCGGGCCCGGGAGATGCTCACGCTGTGCCAGCCACTTCTGCAGGGCGATGGGATCGGCTGCGCGGGGCACTCATGCGCGTGTTCGGCGGCAGGTGA
- a CDS encoding cation transporter — translation MIEVPASHEAGPDHPVARSAPGESIRERALRRGVALENLTVAWNVVECLVAVASGLAAGSLVLIAYGFDSLIEALSGGIVGSRLRKELRGVGGPELRTLERRAARAAGALLVLLAATVAVESGRRLLGSGIHPDKSLAGIILTATAALVMPLLGWSKLRLARRLSSDALRIEAKQTIACAWFSLTTLAGLLLNATLGWWWADPMAALALVPWMAREGLEPWRSPDRLHP, via the coding sequence ATGATTGAGGTTCCCGCGTCGCACGAGGCAGGCCCGGATCACCCGGTGGCGCGATCGGCGCCGGGCGAATCGATCCGAGAACGGGCCCTGAGGCGCGGAGTCGCGCTGGAAAACCTCACCGTTGCGTGGAACGTCGTGGAGTGCCTGGTCGCCGTGGCTTCCGGCCTGGCCGCGGGCTCGCTCGTCCTCATCGCCTACGGATTCGATTCGCTGATCGAGGCCTTGAGCGGCGGCATCGTAGGCTCCCGGCTCCGCAAAGAGCTGCGAGGTGTCGGCGGGCCGGAGCTCCGGACCCTCGAGCGGCGCGCCGCCCGGGCAGCAGGAGCGCTGCTCGTCCTGCTCGCCGCAACCGTAGCGGTCGAGTCCGGCCGACGACTGCTTGGATCGGGCATCCATCCCGACAAGAGCCTCGCGGGAATCATACTGACCGCGACCGCGGCGCTCGTGATGCCGCTGCTGGGGTGGAGCAAGCTGCGGCTCGCCCGGCGCCTTTCGAGCGACGCTCTTCGCATCGAGGCGAAACAGACCATCGCATGCGCCTGGTTCTCGCTGACCACGCTGGCCGGGCTACTGCTGAACGCGACGCTCGGGTGGTGGTGGGCGGACCCTATGGCCGCTCTGGCGTTGGTGCCCTGGATGGCACGCGAGGGCCTCGAACCATGGCGTTCGCCGGATCGGCTGCACCCATAA
- a CDS encoding protein kinase: protein MLRPGNGPVLESIRVNARYTVTRELGRGGMAVVYLARDLKHDRPVAIKVLHPEIVFGEAAQRFLLEIQILARLQHPHILPLLDSGATEEMPSRPFYVMPYVDGESLRQRLAREGPLPVADALRLVREVGEALHYAHGQGLIHRDVKPENVLLSQGHALVADFGIARAAGLAAGGPLTRTGFSMGTPAYMSPEQAGGDREVDARSDQYSLACLLYELLAGQPPFTGPDVLAVMSRQILDPVPPLTTLRPGVPATVRVATERALSKIPADRFGNVLEFLAALEAPETPAAPPKKAIVVLPFANMSPDPDNAYFADGLMEEVIADLSRVRALTVISRTSSVKLKDTGWDLRRIGRELNVRYALEGSVRRAGSTLRITAQLIDVETDGHLWAEKYSGTVDDVFDLQEKLSRQIVEALQITLSPPENREIAERPIADIRAFEYYQRARQEYYRYTAEGMVAARALAEHGLAVVGPHEALYGILGTVYAWSPTLLVGDEETTLREAEDCARRAFELKPDSAWGLSIMGQVAYRRGQAGEAVRLLSRACAVEPNNPDAMHQLGGAYLLGGRIGPMREVLTRLVELDPLKASNHCLLGLSYSLGGDPSAAIPTHRRAVELDPRSTICRVCAAVAFAAAGRESSAEAMSQFEWLEHQLPDDPLAMVAVRFWRALTGDRTAVQSSPSAAERAMAESDEYWAYLMAGAYALVGETDQAMSWLEHAVNARGWVDYVYFTQHDRFLESLRPTGRFQELMASARKRYERFADDGSPTPQPSLHPRH from the coding sequence ATGCTTCGCCCAGGCAACGGCCCCGTCCTCGAATCGATCCGTGTCAACGCGCGTTACACGGTCACCCGAGAGCTGGGCCGTGGCGGGATGGCGGTGGTGTACCTGGCCCGCGATCTCAAACACGACCGCCCGGTCGCGATCAAGGTCCTGCACCCGGAGATCGTCTTCGGCGAAGCTGCCCAACGTTTCCTGCTCGAGATCCAGATCCTGGCGCGGCTCCAGCACCCTCACATCCTCCCCTTGCTCGACTCCGGCGCCACCGAGGAGATGCCATCGCGGCCGTTCTACGTGATGCCGTACGTGGACGGCGAGAGCTTGCGGCAGCGGCTCGCCCGCGAGGGCCCGCTTCCGGTCGCGGACGCACTGCGGCTGGTCCGAGAGGTCGGTGAGGCGCTGCACTACGCCCATGGCCAAGGGCTGATTCATCGCGACGTGAAGCCCGAGAACGTCCTGCTGTCGCAAGGCCACGCACTGGTCGCGGACTTCGGCATCGCCCGCGCGGCGGGCCTCGCGGCCGGCGGCCCGCTGACTCGAACGGGCTTCAGCATGGGGACCCCCGCCTATATGAGTCCCGAGCAGGCCGGAGGCGACCGCGAGGTCGACGCCCGGTCCGATCAATACAGCCTCGCCTGTCTTCTCTACGAGCTGCTCGCGGGTCAGCCGCCCTTTACCGGGCCCGACGTGCTCGCGGTGATGTCGCGGCAGATCCTCGACCCGGTGCCGCCGCTCACGACGCTTCGCCCCGGCGTGCCGGCCACCGTCCGAGTGGCTACCGAACGCGCGTTGTCCAAGATCCCCGCGGACCGGTTCGGGAACGTTCTGGAGTTCCTGGCGGCCCTCGAGGCTCCCGAGACGCCCGCGGCCCCGCCGAAGAAAGCAATCGTCGTGCTGCCGTTCGCCAATATGAGTCCCGATCCAGACAACGCTTACTTCGCCGACGGTCTGATGGAAGAGGTGATCGCCGACCTCTCACGGGTCCGAGCGCTCACCGTCATCTCCCGGACCTCGTCCGTCAAGCTCAAGGACACAGGCTGGGACCTCCGGCGCATCGGGCGGGAGCTCAACGTCCGCTACGCGCTCGAGGGCAGCGTGCGCCGCGCGGGTTCCACGCTTCGGATCACGGCTCAGCTGATCGACGTCGAGACCGATGGCCACCTGTGGGCCGAGAAGTACTCCGGCACGGTCGACGACGTGTTCGACCTGCAGGAGAAGCTGTCGCGCCAGATCGTGGAAGCACTGCAGATCACCCTGTCACCACCGGAGAATCGCGAGATCGCGGAGCGGCCCATCGCGGATATCCGCGCCTTCGAGTACTACCAGCGCGCGCGGCAGGAGTACTACCGGTACACCGCCGAAGGGATGGTGGCGGCTCGAGCCCTCGCGGAGCACGGGCTCGCCGTCGTCGGCCCCCATGAGGCGCTCTACGGAATCCTGGGCACGGTGTACGCCTGGTCGCCCACCTTGCTGGTCGGCGACGAGGAGACGACCCTTCGGGAAGCGGAGGACTGCGCCCGGCGCGCATTCGAGCTGAAGCCAGACTCGGCGTGGGGGCTCTCGATCATGGGACAGGTCGCCTATCGCCGTGGCCAGGCCGGAGAGGCCGTTCGGCTGCTGAGCCGGGCCTGCGCCGTCGAGCCCAACAATCCGGATGCGATGCACCAGCTCGGCGGAGCGTATCTGCTGGGCGGGCGCATCGGTCCCATGCGGGAGGTCCTGACCCGGCTCGTCGAGCTGGACCCGCTGAAGGCCAGCAATCACTGCCTGCTCGGGCTGAGTTACTCGCTGGGCGGCGACCCCTCGGCGGCGATCCCCACACACCGCCGGGCGGTCGAGCTCGATCCACGGAGCACCATCTGCCGGGTCTGCGCGGCCGTTGCATTCGCGGCTGCGGGGCGGGAGAGCAGTGCCGAGGCCATGAGCCAATTCGAGTGGCTGGAGCACCAGCTACCGGACGATCCCCTGGCGATGGTCGCGGTCCGTTTCTGGCGCGCGCTGACCGGCGACCGAACGGCTGTGCAGTCGAGCCCGAGCGCGGCGGAGCGCGCCATGGCGGAGTCGGATGAGTACTGGGCCTACCTGATGGCGGGGGCCTACGCTCTGGTGGGGGAGACGGACCAGGCCATGAGCTGGCTGGAGCATGCGGTGAATGCTCGGGGCTGGGTCGACTACGTCTACTTCACCCAACACGACCGTTTCCTCGAGAGCCTTCGCCCGACTGGGCGCTTCCAGGAGTTGATGGCCTCTGCGCGGAAGCGGTACGAGCGATTCGCGGATGACGGCTCTCCCACGCCGCAGCCCTCCTTGCACCCCCGGCACTAG
- a CDS encoding T9SS type A sorting domain-containing protein has translation MRPNPTIGGGLHVAFALPTRAAARLELLRVSGRRVLAREVGSLGVGRHTVNLAAVRSVAPGLYWVRLTQGANRQTTRVAVIE, from the coding sequence GTGCGGCCGAACCCAACGATTGGAGGGGGTCTCCACGTGGCGTTCGCGCTGCCGACGCGAGCCGCCGCCCGGTTGGAGCTGCTGCGCGTGAGCGGGCGGCGAGTGCTGGCGCGCGAGGTCGGCTCATTGGGTGTGGGGCGACACACGGTGAATCTCGCCGCGGTCCGCAGTGTGGCGCCCGGTCTCTACTGGGTGCGGTTGACCCAGGGCGCGAACCGGCAGACGACGCGGGTGGCAGTGATCGAGTAG
- a CDS encoding class I SAM-dependent methyltransferase: MNKDPKTIVREGYDRASYAYRGDEFTSPRSGYAHWLSRLTRTLAAGSRVLDLGCGCGVPASRELARRYRVTGVDISPVQIARARRLVPSAQFLCADMAAVEFEPQSFDAAIAFYSLINLPLPEQSVVIERVSGWLAPGGRLLAIVGKLASTRIEPNFRGVSGAAMYWSHADVKTYRDWFEQAGFVIEAEGSEPRNGEPGYAVLIGRRDELGR, from the coding sequence ATGAACAAAGATCCCAAGACCATCGTTCGCGAAGGCTACGATCGTGCCTCATATGCCTATCGCGGTGACGAGTTCACGTCCCCGCGCTCCGGGTACGCCCACTGGTTGTCGCGGCTGACGCGCACCCTTGCGGCGGGAAGTCGGGTCCTGGACCTCGGGTGCGGCTGCGGCGTTCCAGCGAGCCGCGAGCTCGCCCGTCGTTATCGCGTGACGGGTGTGGACATCTCGCCGGTGCAGATCGCGCGGGCGCGCCGCCTGGTGCCAAGCGCGCAATTTCTGTGCGCCGACATGGCTGCAGTCGAGTTCGAGCCGCAATCCTTCGACGCCGCGATCGCCTTTTACTCGCTCATCAACCTGCCCTTGCCCGAGCAATCCGTGGTGATCGAGCGCGTGTCCGGTTGGCTGGCGCCCGGCGGCCGGCTGCTCGCGATCGTGGGCAAGCTGGCATCGACCCGGATCGAGCCGAACTTTCGCGGCGTGAGTGGCGCGGCCATGTACTGGAGCCACGCCGATGTGAAGACTTACCGTGACTGGTTCGAGCAAGCCGGATTCGTGATCGAGGCGGAGGGTTCCGAACCCCGCAACGGGGAACCGGGCTACGCGGTCCTCATCGGTCGCCGGGACGAATTGGGCCGCTGA